The Populus nigra chromosome 19, ddPopNigr1.1, whole genome shotgun sequence genome includes a window with the following:
- the LOC133679950 gene encoding pre-mRNA-processing protein 40A-like isoform X1: MANNPQFSGIQPLQPPLVGPMDPPRNLFPPPPMPVQPQQFIPVSSPHFQPVGRGVTVMNAGLPPQPPQPQFPHPMQQLPAIPNQPSHGPPPPPPPQAIILPNAQPNRHVMSGSPLPPHSVQTPNNYMPGLGGLGVPLSSSYTFAPSSHGQPPVTFNAVSQYQPMPQMHEPSIPSGGQPALPSMNQNTALVLPIQHNGEQSSITAANVLATGIQPRPTEEALTEWKEHTSANGRRFYYNKRTKQSSWEKPFELMTPIERADASTNWKEFTSPDGRKYYYNKVTKQSKWEIPEELKLARARVEKPSIMETQSEVSANSHAPTSVLPSMGKAPSSADALSSTAQGAPSSPVPVKPVAVAGNSQSQLASESSALRVMSSSMTTNADEVQTTESPVAGVPKNAEINATAVNTITAPMSDSFSANDKPSSEDDAPAQDKQEAEKDVVIDEKVNNVTLEEKSVNQDPLLYADKLEAKNAFKALLESANVGSEWTWDQAMRVIINDKRYGALKTLGERKQAFNEFLGQKRKQEAEERRVKQKKTREEFKKMLEGSKELTASMRWSKVATLFENDERFKAVERERDRRDLIETYLQELEEKERVKAHEERKRNIMEYRQFLESCEFIKASTQWRKVQDRLEADERCSRLEKIDRLEIFQDYLHDLLKEEEEQRKIQKEEQRKAERKNRDEFRKLLEEHVASGTLTAKTNWRDYHLKVKDLHAYVAVTSNASGSTPKDLFEDVSEELQKQYHEDKTWIKNVVKLKKVPLASNWTLQDMKVAIIEDVNSPPISDVNLKMVFDELLERAREKEEKEAKKRKRLADDFLNLLQSIKDITASSKWESFKEIFEGSQEYSSIGEEAFCREMFEEYISQLKEQEKENERKRKEEKAKKEKEREERDWRKAKHRSEKERGHERDKEHTRKEEADVEISETTETQVCSDKKRSGSDNSSRKQRKRHQNAVDDLDESEKDRSKSSHRHGSNDHKKSRRHGSTPESDSESRHKRHKRDHRNGSRRAGDNEDLEDGEFGEFGEDRETR; encoded by the exons ATGGCCAATAACCCTCAATTCTCTGGAATACAG cctcttcagcCTCCTCTGGTTGGCCCAATGGATCCTCCTCGAAATTTGTTTCCACCACCACCGATGCCTGTTCAA CCACAACAATTCATTCCTGTGAGTTCTCCACACTTTCAGCCTGTTGGCCGGGGTGTCACTGTGATGAATGCGGGATTGCCTCCTCAACCCCCACAACCTCAATTTCCTCATCCAATGCAGCAGTTACCAGCTATACCTAACCAGCCAAGCCATggtcctcctccaccaccaccaccacaggCAATTATATTGCCAAATGCTCAGCCAAACAGGCATGTCATGTCTGGATCTCCACTGCCTCCACATAGTGTTCAAACTCCAAACAACTATATGCCTGGTTTAGGTGGCTTGGGAGTGCCTCTATCTTCATCGTATACT TTTGCACCATCTTCACATGGTCAACCACCCGTAACCTTTAACGCTGTATCTCAATATCAGCCTATGCCTCAAATGCATGAACCATCTATTCCCTCTGGAGGACAGCCAGCATTACCATCCATGAACCAGAACACTGCACTTGTTTTGCCTATACAGCACAATGGTGAACAGTCTTCAATTACCGCTGCCAATGTTCTG GCAACTGGTATCCAACCTAGGCCAACTGAAGAAGCCTTGACAGAGTGGAAAGAGCATACATCTGCCAATGGAAGGAG GTTTTATTACAACAAGAGGACAAAGCAATCTAGTTGGGAGAAGCCTTTCGAGTTAATGACACCAATTGAG AGGGCAGATGCATCAACTAACTGGAAGGAATTCACAAGTCCTGATGGACGAAA ATATTACTACAACAAAGTTACCAAGCAGTCAAAATGGGAAATCCCAGAAGAATTGAAG TTGGCCCGTGCACGAGTAGAAAAGCCATCTATCATGGAAACACAATCGGAAGTCTCTGCTAATTCTCATGCCCCTACTTCTGTTCTTCCATCTATGGGTAAGGCACCATCTAGTGCCGATGCTTTGTCTTCTACAGCTCAAGGGGCACCATCAAGTCCAGTTCCTGTTAAACCTGTTGCTGTTGCTGGTAACTCGCAATCTCAGTTAGCTTCTGAATCATCAGCCCTACGTGTTATGTCCTCTTCCATGACGACCAATGCAGATGAAGTTCAGACAACCGAGAGTCCTGTTGCTGGTGTTCCAAAAAATGCTGAAATCAATGCTACAGCAGTTAACACAATAACTGCACCAAT gagcGACAGCTTTTCTGCTAATGATAAACCTAGTTCAGAAGATGATGCTCCTGCACAAGATAAACAG GAAGCTGAAAAAGATGTTGTCATAGATGAAAAGGTTAACAATGTTACATTGGAAGAGAAATCAGTTAATCAGGATCCCTTACTTTATGCTGATAAGCTG GAGGcaaaaaatgcatttaaagCACTTTTGGAGTCTGCAAATGTTGGGTCTGAGTGGACCTGGGACCAG GCCATGAGagtaataattaatgataaaagATATGGTGCATTAAAAACACTTGGAGAGCGGAAGCAAGCATTTAATGAG TTCTTGGGTCAGAAGAGAAAACAGGAAGCTGAGGAAAGGAGggttaaacagaaaaaaacacgggaagaattcaagaaaatgCTAGAA GGGTCCAAAGAGCTGACAGCATCCATGAGATGGAG TAAAGTAGCGACTCTGTTTGAAAACGATGAGCGGTTTAAAGCTGTTGAACGGGAAAGAGACCGTAGAGATCTGATTGAAACCTACTTGCAGGAACTTGAAGAAAAG GAACGAGTGAAGGCACATGAGGAGCGCAAGAGGAACATCATGGAATACAGGCAGTTTTTGGAATCGTGCGAATTTATAAAG GCAAGCACCCAGTGGCGAAAAGTACAGGATCGGTTAGAAGCTGATGAAAGATGTTCACGCCTTGAAAAAATTGATCGCTTAGAAATTTTTCAG GATTATTTACATGATTTGttgaaggaagaagaggagCAAAGGAAGATACAGAAG GAAGAACAAAGAAAGGCAGAGCGTAAAAATCGTGACGAGTTCCGCAAGCTGCTTGAAGAACATGTTGCTTCAGGCACTCTTACAGCCAAAACTAACTGGCGTGATTATCACCTAAAG GTTAAAGATTTGCATGCATATGTGGCTGTCACTTCAAATGCCTCAGGCTCAACTCCAAAAGATTTGTTTGAAGATGTCTCTGAGGAGCTACAGAAACAA TATCATGAGGACAAAACTTGGATAAAGAATGTTGTAAAGTTGAAAAAG GTTCCTTTGGCATCAAACTGGACACTTCAGGATATGAAGGTTGCTATTATTGAGGATGTTAACTCTCCGCCTATATCAGATGTGAACCTAAAG ATGGTATTTGATGAGTTGCTGGAAAGAGCAAGGGAAAAGGAGGAGAAAGAAGCCAAGAAGCGTAAACGTCTTGCGGATGATTTTCTCAATCTACTACAGTCTATCAAG GATATAACTGCATCTTCAAAGTGGGAGAGCTTCAAGGAAATCTTCGAAGGAAGCCAAGAGTACAG TTCCATTGGTGAAGAAGCCTTCTGCAGGGAGATGTTTGAGGAATATATATCCCAACTGAAAGAACAGGAGAAGGAGAATGAGCGGAAACGAAAGGAGGAAAAG gcaaaaaaggaaaaagaaagagaggaaagagaTTGGAGGAAAGCTAAGCATAGAAGCGAAAAGGAGAGGGGACATGAAAGAGACAAGGAGCACACAAGGAAGGAAGAAGCTGATGTTGAAATCTCTGAAACAACAGAAACTCAAGTTTGTAGTGATAAGAAAAGATCTGGGAGTGACAATAGCAGCAGGAAACAGAGGAAGAGGCATCAAAATGCTGTGGATGATTTGGATGAAAGTGAGAAGGATCGGTCCAAGAGTTCCCATAGACATGGCAGCAATGAccacaaaaaatcaagaagg CATGGTTCCACCCCTGAGTCAGACAGTGAAAGCAGGCACAAGAGACACAAGAGAGACCACCGTAATGGTTCTCGTAGGGCTGGTGATAACGAGGATCTCGAAGATGGGGAATTTGGGGAATTTGGTGAGGATAGGGAAACTCG GTAG
- the LOC133679950 gene encoding pre-mRNA-processing protein 40A-like isoform X2, translating to MNAGLPPQPPQPQFPHPMQQLPAIPNQPSHGPPPPPPPQAIILPNAQPNRHVMSGSPLPPHSVQTPNNYMPGLGGLGVPLSSSYTFAPSSHGQPPVTFNAVSQYQPMPQMHEPSIPSGGQPALPSMNQNTALVLPIQHNGEQSSITAANVLATGIQPRPTEEALTEWKEHTSANGRRFYYNKRTKQSSWEKPFELMTPIERADASTNWKEFTSPDGRKYYYNKVTKQSKWEIPEELKLARARVEKPSIMETQSEVSANSHAPTSVLPSMGKAPSSADALSSTAQGAPSSPVPVKPVAVAGNSQSQLASESSALRVMSSSMTTNADEVQTTESPVAGVPKNAEINATAVNTITAPMSDSFSANDKPSSEDDAPAQDKQEAEKDVVIDEKVNNVTLEEKSVNQDPLLYADKLEAKNAFKALLESANVGSEWTWDQAMRVIINDKRYGALKTLGERKQAFNEFLGQKRKQEAEERRVKQKKTREEFKKMLEGSKELTASMRWSKVATLFENDERFKAVERERDRRDLIETYLQELEEKERVKAHEERKRNIMEYRQFLESCEFIKASTQWRKVQDRLEADERCSRLEKIDRLEIFQDYLHDLLKEEEEQRKIQKEEQRKAERKNRDEFRKLLEEHVASGTLTAKTNWRDYHLKVKDLHAYVAVTSNASGSTPKDLFEDVSEELQKQYHEDKTWIKNVVKLKKVPLASNWTLQDMKVAIIEDVNSPPISDVNLKMVFDELLERAREKEEKEAKKRKRLADDFLNLLQSIKDITASSKWESFKEIFEGSQEYSSIGEEAFCREMFEEYISQLKEQEKENERKRKEEKAKKEKEREERDWRKAKHRSEKERGHERDKEHTRKEEADVEISETTETQVCSDKKRSGSDNSSRKQRKRHQNAVDDLDESEKDRSKSSHRHGSNDHKKSRRHGSTPESDSESRHKRHKRDHRNGSRRAGDNEDLEDGEFGEFGEDRETR from the exons ATGAATGCGGGATTGCCTCCTCAACCCCCACAACCTCAATTTCCTCATCCAATGCAGCAGTTACCAGCTATACCTAACCAGCCAAGCCATggtcctcctccaccaccaccaccacaggCAATTATATTGCCAAATGCTCAGCCAAACAGGCATGTCATGTCTGGATCTCCACTGCCTCCACATAGTGTTCAAACTCCAAACAACTATATGCCTGGTTTAGGTGGCTTGGGAGTGCCTCTATCTTCATCGTATACT TTTGCACCATCTTCACATGGTCAACCACCCGTAACCTTTAACGCTGTATCTCAATATCAGCCTATGCCTCAAATGCATGAACCATCTATTCCCTCTGGAGGACAGCCAGCATTACCATCCATGAACCAGAACACTGCACTTGTTTTGCCTATACAGCACAATGGTGAACAGTCTTCAATTACCGCTGCCAATGTTCTG GCAACTGGTATCCAACCTAGGCCAACTGAAGAAGCCTTGACAGAGTGGAAAGAGCATACATCTGCCAATGGAAGGAG GTTTTATTACAACAAGAGGACAAAGCAATCTAGTTGGGAGAAGCCTTTCGAGTTAATGACACCAATTGAG AGGGCAGATGCATCAACTAACTGGAAGGAATTCACAAGTCCTGATGGACGAAA ATATTACTACAACAAAGTTACCAAGCAGTCAAAATGGGAAATCCCAGAAGAATTGAAG TTGGCCCGTGCACGAGTAGAAAAGCCATCTATCATGGAAACACAATCGGAAGTCTCTGCTAATTCTCATGCCCCTACTTCTGTTCTTCCATCTATGGGTAAGGCACCATCTAGTGCCGATGCTTTGTCTTCTACAGCTCAAGGGGCACCATCAAGTCCAGTTCCTGTTAAACCTGTTGCTGTTGCTGGTAACTCGCAATCTCAGTTAGCTTCTGAATCATCAGCCCTACGTGTTATGTCCTCTTCCATGACGACCAATGCAGATGAAGTTCAGACAACCGAGAGTCCTGTTGCTGGTGTTCCAAAAAATGCTGAAATCAATGCTACAGCAGTTAACACAATAACTGCACCAAT gagcGACAGCTTTTCTGCTAATGATAAACCTAGTTCAGAAGATGATGCTCCTGCACAAGATAAACAG GAAGCTGAAAAAGATGTTGTCATAGATGAAAAGGTTAACAATGTTACATTGGAAGAGAAATCAGTTAATCAGGATCCCTTACTTTATGCTGATAAGCTG GAGGcaaaaaatgcatttaaagCACTTTTGGAGTCTGCAAATGTTGGGTCTGAGTGGACCTGGGACCAG GCCATGAGagtaataattaatgataaaagATATGGTGCATTAAAAACACTTGGAGAGCGGAAGCAAGCATTTAATGAG TTCTTGGGTCAGAAGAGAAAACAGGAAGCTGAGGAAAGGAGggttaaacagaaaaaaacacgggaagaattcaagaaaatgCTAGAA GGGTCCAAAGAGCTGACAGCATCCATGAGATGGAG TAAAGTAGCGACTCTGTTTGAAAACGATGAGCGGTTTAAAGCTGTTGAACGGGAAAGAGACCGTAGAGATCTGATTGAAACCTACTTGCAGGAACTTGAAGAAAAG GAACGAGTGAAGGCACATGAGGAGCGCAAGAGGAACATCATGGAATACAGGCAGTTTTTGGAATCGTGCGAATTTATAAAG GCAAGCACCCAGTGGCGAAAAGTACAGGATCGGTTAGAAGCTGATGAAAGATGTTCACGCCTTGAAAAAATTGATCGCTTAGAAATTTTTCAG GATTATTTACATGATTTGttgaaggaagaagaggagCAAAGGAAGATACAGAAG GAAGAACAAAGAAAGGCAGAGCGTAAAAATCGTGACGAGTTCCGCAAGCTGCTTGAAGAACATGTTGCTTCAGGCACTCTTACAGCCAAAACTAACTGGCGTGATTATCACCTAAAG GTTAAAGATTTGCATGCATATGTGGCTGTCACTTCAAATGCCTCAGGCTCAACTCCAAAAGATTTGTTTGAAGATGTCTCTGAGGAGCTACAGAAACAA TATCATGAGGACAAAACTTGGATAAAGAATGTTGTAAAGTTGAAAAAG GTTCCTTTGGCATCAAACTGGACACTTCAGGATATGAAGGTTGCTATTATTGAGGATGTTAACTCTCCGCCTATATCAGATGTGAACCTAAAG ATGGTATTTGATGAGTTGCTGGAAAGAGCAAGGGAAAAGGAGGAGAAAGAAGCCAAGAAGCGTAAACGTCTTGCGGATGATTTTCTCAATCTACTACAGTCTATCAAG GATATAACTGCATCTTCAAAGTGGGAGAGCTTCAAGGAAATCTTCGAAGGAAGCCAAGAGTACAG TTCCATTGGTGAAGAAGCCTTCTGCAGGGAGATGTTTGAGGAATATATATCCCAACTGAAAGAACAGGAGAAGGAGAATGAGCGGAAACGAAAGGAGGAAAAG gcaaaaaaggaaaaagaaagagaggaaagagaTTGGAGGAAAGCTAAGCATAGAAGCGAAAAGGAGAGGGGACATGAAAGAGACAAGGAGCACACAAGGAAGGAAGAAGCTGATGTTGAAATCTCTGAAACAACAGAAACTCAAGTTTGTAGTGATAAGAAAAGATCTGGGAGTGACAATAGCAGCAGGAAACAGAGGAAGAGGCATCAAAATGCTGTGGATGATTTGGATGAAAGTGAGAAGGATCGGTCCAAGAGTTCCCATAGACATGGCAGCAATGAccacaaaaaatcaagaagg CATGGTTCCACCCCTGAGTCAGACAGTGAAAGCAGGCACAAGAGACACAAGAGAGACCACCGTAATGGTTCTCGTAGGGCTGGTGATAACGAGGATCTCGAAGATGGGGAATTTGGGGAATTTGGTGAGGATAGGGAAACTCG GTAG